In one Planktothrix tepida PCC 9214 genomic region, the following are encoded:
- a CDS encoding HEAT repeat domain-containing protein, with protein sequence MDNLGYESSDKNIAQAEESLTIEQAIANLQHEELGRRYYAAWWLGRFRVNEPAAVDALILALKDESDRTEEGGYPLRRNAARALGKLGDKRAVLALIECLDCSDVYVREAATQALEQLGDERCISGLMNLLEGGVAVAQRVPGKPYLVQPYDAILEALGALKATVAIPLVQPFIEHPIPKVQYAALRALYQLTGDNSYGERLIEALKGNDLTLRRTALMDLGAIGYLPAAKAIAQTLAENSLKLIALKGILEHQFIDSADFRLSESAIEVMELMDSLL encoded by the coding sequence ATGGACAATTTGGGATACGAATCATCGGATAAAAATATTGCTCAAGCGGAGGAATCTTTAACCATAGAACAAGCGATCGCTAATCTTCAGCATGAAGAATTAGGACGTCGTTATTATGCAGCTTGGTGGTTAGGGCGTTTTCGCGTCAATGAACCTGCGGCGGTAGATGCGTTAATTCTAGCCTTAAAGGATGAATCTGATCGCACGGAAGAAGGAGGTTATCCCTTACGCCGAAATGCAGCCAGAGCATTAGGAAAACTCGGCGATAAACGAGCAGTTTTAGCCTTAATTGAATGTTTAGATTGTTCTGATGTTTATGTGCGGGAAGCAGCGACTCAAGCCTTAGAACAGTTAGGAGATGAGCGTTGTATTTCCGGCTTAATGAACTTATTAGAAGGGGGAGTCGCAGTTGCTCAACGTGTCCCTGGAAAACCCTATTTAGTCCAACCTTATGATGCAATTTTAGAAGCATTAGGAGCTTTAAAAGCGACGGTTGCGATTCCTTTAGTTCAACCCTTTATCGAGCATCCTATTCCTAAAGTTCAGTATGCAGCACTGAGAGCCCTGTATCAATTAACCGGAGACAATAGTTATGGAGAACGGTTAATTGAGGCGTTAAAAGGAAATGATTTAACATTACGTCGCACGGCTTTAATGGATTTAGGTGCAATTGGGTATTTACCAGCGGCAAAAGCCATCGCCCAAACCTTAGCAGAAAATAGTTTAAAATTAATTGCGTTAAAAGGTATTTTAGAACATCAATTCATAGATAGTGCTGATTTTAGATTATCTGAATCAGCCATTGAAGTGATGGAATTAATGGATTCTCTTTTATAA